The sequence AAGAATATCGTATTGGCCAAGAAGAGGGAGATTCTCGCCCGCACATTTGACGAAGCTCTCGCGGAGCTGGAGTCCTCCAGCAAGGCGGACAAGCTGGCACGCTACAAGGCACTCGTCAATGACGCTAAGGAGCTAATATCTGCGCCCATCGCGGTCATTTCCGACAAGGACAACTTCACAGCCGGGGAGCTCGGCGTGGAATCCGTGGAGAAGGACAGCGGCATCAGCGCAGGACTTATCCTCAGGAGCAAGGACGGAAGCATAGAGGTCGACCTGCAGTACAGAACGTTGCTTAGCGACATCTGGGACAGCAACCTGAAAACCCTATCGGATATCCTGTTCGGGTGAATACATGTTCAGGCGCAACACGAGACGTGGAAACTACGCATACACGGTAACCAGGGTCAAGGCGAAGAAGTCCCAGCTGATCAAGGAAGAGGAATACAACAAGATGTTGCTCATGGCCCTTCCTGAGATATCCCGTTACATGAGCGAGAGCGGATACCAGAAGGAAATGTCCGAGCTCGCAGGCAGGATGTCCGGCATAGACCTGGTGGAGTACGCGTCCTATCTGAACATGTCGAGGGTGTTCACAAGCATCCTCAAGGCATCGGAGGGGGAGCTGTACACCATGGTCTCGGCGTACCTGGAGAAATGGAACATCTGGAACGTTAAGATGATACTCCGCGGCAAATCGTTCGGACTGGACGAGAAGAGCATCAAGGAGGACCTCGTCCCCGCAGGAAGCCTAAAGGAGGCACACCTGGACAAGCTCCTGTCGCTCTCGACCGTGGAAGAGATATTGACCGAATACAGCAGGATGGATTCTGTGAACATCCCGTCGGACCTGATAGCGGCATATATGGGAACATCCGGAGGACTCGCAGTCATAGAGGACTACCTTGACAAATTCAAGTACGCGAGGCTTCTCCAGGCCATTGTGCCGGACAGCAGGCCCACGCTAATGTTCCAGGACTACGTCAGGCGTGAGATCGACCTTGTAAACTTCTCTACAATAATGAAGCTCAAGGCCGAAGGGATCTACGGCGAAGCGAACGTCATGGAATACATCATACCCGGCGGAAAGCAGATCGACAGAAGGACGGCCGCACAGCTGGCCAACATAGAGTCGGTATCTGCGGTCTCAAGCGAGATATCGCAGATGGACTTCTACGAGGCCGTGAAACCGTTGCTCGATGCCCCTGTTGTTTCGATAAGGGCGATAGAGAGCGCCCTTAAGAGATATGAGATGGAGCGCGCGAAGAAGTTCTCTCATATGAACCCGCTGTCCGTCGCTCCGGTGATAGACTACATGATACACAAGGAGACTGAAATCTCCAACATACTTGCTATCGCGAGAGGAATCCAGAGCGGGCTGGACACCGATGTTATCAAAGGGCTGCTGGTGATCTGATGGAAATAGCTGTTATCGGTAACGAGGAGTTCGTGCTCGGGTTCCGCCTTGCGGGGCTCAGGATGGTATTCGTCGCAAACGAAGTGAACTACCAGGAAAAGATGCTGGAAGCAATTGGCGATCCAAACGTGGGGATCCTGGCGGTTGACGCCAAGGACCTCGCATATCTGTCCCACAACGTCAGGAACAGGGTTTTGGATTCGATCCAGCCGGTCATTGTGCCGGTAGGGGGCGACGAAAGCGACCTCCGTGAGAAAGTAAAAAGAGTAATTGGCGTTGATTTATACAAAGCAGAGGATGAATGAATGACCGCTGAACAAGGTGTAATTTACAGGGTTGCCGGACCGGTCGTGACCGCCATCGGGATTTCGCCCAGGATGTACGACGTCGTGCATGTTGGCAACGAGAAGCTGATGGGAGAGGTCATTAAGATCGTAGGTGACAAGACAATCATCCAGGTTTACGAGGAGACGTCCGGTGTCAAACCCGGCGAACCGGTTACAAACACCGGTCTTCCTCTCGTCGTAGAGCTGGGACCAGGACTTCTGACCTCCGTTTATGACGGAATCCAGAGGCCCCTGCCGACCCTAAGGGATATGATGGGAGATTTCATCTTCCGCGGTGCCACCGCACCGGGGCTGAGCAGAGATCTCGAATGGGAGTTCGTTCCCACGGTGAAAGTCGGGGACGAAGTATCGGCCGGGCAGGTTCTCGGTACGGTTCAGGAAGGACCCATGATGCACAAGATCATGGTGCCTCCGGCCATTTCGAAAGGGAAAGTCGAGAAAATCACAGAGAAAGGGAAATACAACGTCGACAAGGTCATCGCCGTAGTCGACGGGCACAAACTCACGATGGTCCAGAAATGGCCGGTACGTGGGCCCCGCCCGGTCGCCGAGAAATACATGCCTGACGTGCCCCTCATTACAGGGCTCAGGGTCCTGGACACGATGTTCCCCCTCGCAAAGGGAGGAGCGGCCGCAATCCCCGGTGCGTTCGGTACCGGAAAGACGGTCACACAGCAGTCCCTGGCCAAATTCTCGGACGCCGAGATCGTGGTGTACATAGGATGCGGAGAGCGCGGGAACGAGATGACGGAAGTTCTTACAGAATTCCCCGAACTGACGGACCCCAAGACGGGAGAGTCGCTCATGAAGAGGACCGTCCTGATCGCCAACACGTCCAACATGCCTGTCGCCGCAAGGGAAGCATCCGTTTACACCGGAATGACCATTGCGGAGTACTTCAGGGACATGGGATACAACGTCGCTCTCATGGCCGACTCCACCTCGAGGTGGGCCGAGGCCATGCGTGAGATCTCGTCCAGATTGGAAGAGATGCCCGGAGAAGAGGGATACCCCGCTTACCTCGCGGGACGTCTGTCCGAGTTCTACGAGCGCGCATGCCGTGCAAAGGTCCTCAACGGAGAGGACGGGTCCATCACCGTTATCGGTGCGGTCTCTCCTCCCGGAGGAGACCTGTCCGAACCCGTTACACAGAACACCCTCCGTATCGTACGTGTGTTCTGGGCACTCGACACCAAGCTGAGGGAGAGGAGACACTTCCCCACCATCAACTGGCTTACCTCCTACACCATGTATGGAAAGGAGCTGTCCGGATGGTTCAAGAAGAACGTCGCAGAGGACTTCATCGATCTGAGGGCATGGGCAATGCAGGTCCTGCAGAAGGAATCCGAGCTTCAGGAAATAGTCCAGATGGTCGGTTCCGATTCACTGCCGGACGAGCAGAAGATGACCCTCGAGACTGCGAAAATGATACGCGAGATATTCCTCCAGCAGAACGCATACCACCCCGTGGACTGCTACTGCCCCATGGAGAGACAGTACGTCATGATGAAGCTCATCAGGAAATTCTCCGAGCTGGCCGAAAAAGCTATAGTCAACGGAATAGCCGTCGACAAGATAGCGTACCTCCCCGTAAGGCAGAGGTTCAACCAGGCCAAATACGAAGAGAAGATCGACGAAGAGCTGAAAGCGGTAGGAGCAGACATGGAAGAACAGTTCAAAGGACTGGGAGTGTGATACTATGGCAAAAGTAACCAAAGAGTACAAGACGGTCTCCCAGATCGCTGGACCCCTCATCTTCGTCAAGAAGACCGAGCCGGTCGGATACCAGGAGATGGTCTCTGTCAGGCTCTCGGACGGAAGCGTCAGGAGAGGGCAGGTCCTCGATACATCCGATGACCTGGTCGTCGTTCAGATATTCGAAGGCACCACCGGTATCGACAGGTCCGCATCGGTGCGGTTCCTCGGAGAGGCAATGAAGATGCCCGTCTCAAGGGACATGCTCGGAAGGGTATTGTCCGGAGCAGGAGAACCCATCGACGGCGGAGCGCCGATCGTTCCCGAGAAAGAGCTCGGAATAGAAGGAGCGGCCATCAACCCGTGGGCAAGGGACAGCCCGTCCGATTTCATCGAGACCGGGATATCCACCATCGACGGTATGAACACCCTGGTCAGGGGACAGAAGCTGCCGATATTCTCGGCATCCGGTCTGCCCCACAATGACATAGCCCTGCAGATCGCAAGGCAGGCGAAGGTCCGCGGCAAGAACGAAGAGTTCGCCGTGGTGTTCATCGCCATGGGCATAACCAACGAAGAAAAGCAGATGTTCATGAAGGAGTTCGAGAGGACCGGGGCGCTCAAGAGCGCAGTGGTCTTCCTGAACCTCGCCGACGACCCCGCAGTCGAGCGTATAGTCACGCCCCGTCTGGGACTCACCACCGCGGAGTACATGGCCTTCGAACTTGACATGCAGGTGCTTGTAATCATGACCGACGTCACCAACTACTGCGAGGCGCTGCGTCAGGTATCGGCGGCCAGGGAAGAAGTGCCCGGAAGGCGCGGATACCCCGGCTACATGTATACCGACCTGGCACAGCTGTACGAGCGCGCCGGGAGGATCAAGGACAAGAAAGGATCGATCACACAGATCCCGATCCTCTCGATGCCCGGTGACGATATCACCCACCCGATCCCCGACCTGTCCGGTTACATCACCGAGGGCCAGATCGTTCTTTCGAGGGAACTGCACCGCAACGGCATATACCCGCCGGTCAACGTTTCGTCTTCTCTCAGCCGTCTGATGAACTCAGGTGTCGGAAAGGGAAAGACCAGGGACGACCACAAGGCCGTTTCTGACCAGCTGTACGCCTCATATGCGGAAGGCAAGGACCTCAGAGGACTGGTTGCGATCGTAGGTAAGGACTCGTTGTCCGAGAAGGACAGGAAGTACCTGGAATTCGCAGACCTCTTCGAAGACCGTATCGTCCGTCAGGGACACGACGAGGACCGCTCTATCGAGAAGACCCTCGACATCGCCTGGGAAATACTGACCGAGCTCGACGTGGACCAGCTGAACAGGATAGACCGCAAGTACATCGAGAAGTACCTCCCGAAGAAGTGATCCGATGGCAGCCCACGAAATAACCCCGAACCGTTCGGTCCTCCTGGACCTGAAGAGGAGGATCAAGCTCACCAACGGCGGGCACAAGATCCTGAAGATGAAGAGGGACGGCCTCATCATCGAGTTCTTCGAGACCCTGGAGAAGGCACGCCAGATGCGCGCCGGGGTTTCGTCGGAATACGCGGCGGCCATCGGCAAGATCGCGATCGCGAGGGCGGTCGAGGGCGATATCTCCGTGAAAAGCGCGGCATACGCCCTCAAGACCGACCATCAGGTCACCGTCGGGAGCAAGAACATAATGGGAATGAAGGTCCCCAAAGTGGAGGCGACAGGATCCATGCACACCGACATAGCTCACAAGGGCTACGGTGTGATCTCCACGTCCGCCTACATAGAGGAGGCCTCCGTGGCTTTCGAGAAACTTCTGGACACCCTGATAAGGGCCGCAGAGGTCGAAACCACCATGAAGAAGCTCCTCGACGAGATCGAGAGGACCAAGAGAAGGGTCAACGCGCTCGAGTTCAAGATCATACCCGATCTGAAGGAAGCCGAGAGGTTCGTCAAGTTCAGTCTCGAAGAGATGGAACGCGAGAACACGACCCGCCTCAAACACCAGAAAAAGAAGAGCGAGGTAGCCGAGTGAGAAGTTTCGGGGAGGTATGGGACGAGATAAGGGAAGACCCGGTAAAGCTAAAGCGGGTCTTCACCGTGATCTGGGTTTCAGCCTACTCGATGCTCATGATCGGCTCCTTCATCATCATCTGGTTTTTGTCGAAGGTCTATCTTTTCTAAACCGTTTAAAGAACCAATTTTTTTCATCATGTCCGGGCTTATATTTTTGTGCACGTCTGGGACTTTTTATCGGCCGCCCTTTTTGAGGACATCTCCAGGCCGCCTATGCCAACGATAACCAACAATACGAACGACAGGCGCAACGGAGTGGCGGGTTCGCCGAACAAAATTATTCCTGCCATTACTGAACCCAGGGCGCCTATGCCTACCCATACGGCATAACCCACGCCGGTGGGGATCCCCCTTTTATAGGCCAGGTCCAGGAACCAGGTGCTGACAAAAAGGAAAGCTATGGTGATGACCGTCCAAGGGACCTTGCTGAATCCCTCTGAAATGAACATGGTGGTGGCCCAGACGGTCTCGAACATGCCACCTACAACAAGATATGTCCAGGCAATGGCGTTGCTCTTCATTCAAGCACCTCCGAAGTACTGGAGGCCCGTAATTCCCACTACAATCACAAAAACAAAGAATATCTGCAGGCGATCGATCTTTTCCTGATACAGTAGGTAACCCGCTATAAGGGTCCCGATGGCGCCTATACCGGTCCATATCGCGTACGCCGTGCCCATGTGCATGTCCAACATAGCCAGCGACAAAAAGAAGGGGCTTGCGATGATCAGTATCACGGCAGCGACCGCCCACTTCCTGTTCCTAT comes from Methanomassiliicoccaceae archaeon and encodes:
- a CDS encoding multidrug efflux SMR transporter, encoding MKSNAIAWTYLVVGGMFETVWATTMFISEGFSKVPWTVITIAFLFVSTWFLDLAYKRGIPTGVGYAVWVGIGALGSVMAGIILFGEPATPLRLSFVLLVIVGIGGLEMSSKRAADKKSQTCTKI
- a CDS encoding multidrug efflux SMR transporter; the encoded protein is MELLTAAWLIIGGLLEPCWVIALKKSDSYRNRKWAVAAVILIIASPFFLSLAMLDMHMGTAYAIWTGIGAIGTLIAGYLLYQEKIDRLQIFFVFVIVVGITGLQYFGGA
- a CDS encoding V-type ATP synthase subunit F, which translates into the protein MEIAVIGNEEFVLGFRLAGLRMVFVANEVNYQEKMLEAIGDPNVGILAVDAKDLAYLSHNVRNRVLDSIQPVIVPVGGDESDLREKVKRVIGVDLYKAEDE
- a CDS encoding V-type ATP synthase subunit A, encoding MTAEQGVIYRVAGPVVTAIGISPRMYDVVHVGNEKLMGEVIKIVGDKTIIQVYEETSGVKPGEPVTNTGLPLVVELGPGLLTSVYDGIQRPLPTLRDMMGDFIFRGATAPGLSRDLEWEFVPTVKVGDEVSAGQVLGTVQEGPMMHKIMVPPAISKGKVEKITEKGKYNVDKVIAVVDGHKLTMVQKWPVRGPRPVAEKYMPDVPLITGLRVLDTMFPLAKGGAAAIPGAFGTGKTVTQQSLAKFSDAEIVVYIGCGERGNEMTEVLTEFPELTDPKTGESLMKRTVLIANTSNMPVAAREASVYTGMTIAEYFRDMGYNVALMADSTSRWAEAMREISSRLEEMPGEEGYPAYLAGRLSEFYERACRAKVLNGEDGSITVIGAVSPPGGDLSEPVTQNTLRIVRVFWALDTKLRERRHFPTINWLTSYTMYGKELSGWFKKNVAEDFIDLRAWAMQVLQKESELQEIVQMVGSDSLPDEQKMTLETAKMIREIFLQQNAYHPVDCYCPMERQYVMMKLIRKFSELAEKAIVNGIAVDKIAYLPVRQRFNQAKYEEKIDEELKAVGADMEEQFKGLGV
- a CDS encoding V-type ATP synthase subunit D, giving the protein MAAHEITPNRSVLLDLKRRIKLTNGGHKILKMKRDGLIIEFFETLEKARQMRAGVSSEYAAAIGKIAIARAVEGDISVKSAAYALKTDHQVTVGSKNIMGMKVPKVEATGSMHTDIAHKGYGVISTSAYIEEASVAFEKLLDTLIRAAEVETTMKKLLDEIERTKRRVNALEFKIIPDLKEAERFVKFSLEEMERENTTRLKHQKKKSEVAE
- a CDS encoding V-type ATP synthase subunit E family protein, with the translated sequence MALESVTKEIQAEADAKVRSISDSANAEIEKINAEADARISEMKTSEDKKLESEIERLGRQEISSAELESKNIVLAKKREILARTFDEALAELESSSKADKLARYKALVNDAKELISAPIAVISDKDNFTAGELGVESVEKDSGISAGLILRSKDGSIEVDLQYRTLLSDIWDSNLKTLSDILFG
- the ahaC gene encoding ATP synthase A1 subunit C, whose translation is MFRRNTRRGNYAYTVTRVKAKKSQLIKEEEYNKMLLMALPEISRYMSESGYQKEMSELAGRMSGIDLVEYASYLNMSRVFTSILKASEGELYTMVSAYLEKWNIWNVKMILRGKSFGLDEKSIKEDLVPAGSLKEAHLDKLLSLSTVEEILTEYSRMDSVNIPSDLIAAYMGTSGGLAVIEDYLDKFKYARLLQAIVPDSRPTLMFQDYVRREIDLVNFSTIMKLKAEGIYGEANVMEYIIPGGKQIDRRTAAQLANIESVSAVSSEISQMDFYEAVKPLLDAPVVSIRAIESALKRYEMERAKKFSHMNPLSVAPVIDYMIHKETEISNILAIARGIQSGLDTDVIKGLLVI
- a CDS encoding V-type ATP synthase subunit B; translation: MAKVTKEYKTVSQIAGPLIFVKKTEPVGYQEMVSVRLSDGSVRRGQVLDTSDDLVVVQIFEGTTGIDRSASVRFLGEAMKMPVSRDMLGRVLSGAGEPIDGGAPIVPEKELGIEGAAINPWARDSPSDFIETGISTIDGMNTLVRGQKLPIFSASGLPHNDIALQIARQAKVRGKNEEFAVVFIAMGITNEEKQMFMKEFERTGALKSAVVFLNLADDPAVERIVTPRLGLTTAEYMAFELDMQVLVIMTDVTNYCEALRQVSAAREEVPGRRGYPGYMYTDLAQLYERAGRIKDKKGSITQIPILSMPGDDITHPIPDLSGYITEGQIVLSRELHRNGIYPPVNVSSSLSRLMNSGVGKGKTRDDHKAVSDQLYASYAEGKDLRGLVAIVGKDSLSEKDRKYLEFADLFEDRIVRQGHDEDRSIEKTLDIAWEILTELDVDQLNRIDRKYIEKYLPKK